A stretch of the Clavibacter sp. B3I6 genome encodes the following:
- a CDS encoding ice-binding family protein has translation MPQLRHARPSSSRRMPAGGLAAAALAVAAVAAAGIGPALLAPVRASAATATIGLGTAASYSVLAGQGVTNTGPSTLSADLGTSPSAAVTGFPPGIVGGAVHAADAAAGQAQSDLTTAYDDAAGRPTTAAAPADLVGSTLTPGVHTAAGPLGLTSTVTLDAQGDPSAVFVIQAPSSLTTGSGSRVVLVNGAEACNVFWQVASSATLGTGSGFAGTVLALTSVSVGTGATVDGRVLARNGSVTLDDDDLVSSACGSGTSPGGGGPVPTPTPTPTTGPEPTPTSPAGSVPTPTPSPTSGVPGGTPPGSTPPGDVPPGGTPPGDVPPGGTPPGDVPPAHPGLPRTGGDGARLALELGLGAAALAGGVVAVLAVRARRRRR, from the coding sequence ATGCCCCAGCTGCGCCATGCCCGCCCGTCCTCGTCCCGCCGGATGCCGGCGGGCGGCCTGGCCGCCGCCGCCCTGGCCGTCGCCGCCGTCGCCGCGGCGGGCATCGGCCCCGCGCTCCTCGCGCCGGTCCGCGCCTCCGCCGCCACCGCCACGATCGGCCTCGGCACCGCCGCGTCCTACTCGGTGCTCGCCGGCCAGGGCGTCACCAACACCGGCCCCAGCACCCTCTCGGCGGATCTCGGCACCAGCCCCTCCGCCGCGGTCACGGGCTTCCCGCCCGGCATCGTCGGCGGCGCCGTGCACGCGGCCGACGCCGCCGCCGGGCAGGCCCAGTCCGACCTCACCACGGCGTACGACGACGCAGCCGGACGCCCCACCACGGCCGCGGCGCCCGCCGACCTCGTCGGATCCACCCTCACGCCCGGGGTCCACACCGCCGCCGGCCCCCTCGGCCTCACCAGCACCGTCACGCTCGACGCGCAGGGCGACCCGTCGGCCGTCTTCGTCATCCAGGCGCCCTCCTCGCTCACCACGGGGTCGGGCAGCCGCGTGGTCCTCGTGAACGGCGCGGAGGCGTGCAACGTCTTCTGGCAGGTCGCGAGCTCGGCGACGCTCGGCACGGGATCCGGGTTCGCGGGCACCGTGCTCGCGCTCACCTCGGTCTCCGTCGGCACGGGCGCCACGGTCGACGGCCGCGTGCTCGCCCGGAACGGGTCCGTCACGCTCGACGACGACGACCTCGTGTCCTCCGCGTGCGGCAGCGGCACCTCGCCCGGCGGCGGCGGCCCCGTCCCCACCCCGACGCCGACGCCGACCACCGGCCCCGAGCCGACGCCCACCTCGCCCGCGGGATCCGTGCCCACCCCCACCCCGAGCCCCACGTCCGGCGTCCCCGGCGGCACCCCGCCCGGCAGCACCCCGCCCGGCGACGTGCCTCCCGGCGGCACCCCTCCCGGCGACGTGCCTCCCGGGGGAACGCCTCCCGGCGACGTGCCGCCCGCGCACCCCGGCCTGCCGCGCACGGGCGGCGACGGCGCGCGCCTCGCGCTCGAGCTGGGCCTCGGCGCCGCGGCGCTCGCGGGCGGCGTCGTCGCGGTCCTCGCCGTGCGGGCCCGTCGCCGCCGGCGCTAG
- a CDS encoding DUF2087 domain-containing protein: MDRIDPRRLAGVLADAELRAAYARVVLGSGLDDALAPLTPAQRRKARASLVGSGLVALDPDGTATAPDAVFRAILAQQPATPPAQGVERFLRDGRIAQWPAGPADLDALLRHVAARVLEPDEVLDERALTERLAPYADDHALLRRHLVDAGLLLRTRSGSEYARADDDGTTGADAVDPAAEPAAR, from the coding sequence ATGGACCGCATCGACCCCCGCCGCCTCGCCGGCGTGCTCGCCGACGCCGAGCTGCGGGCGGCCTACGCGCGCGTGGTGCTCGGATCCGGACTCGACGACGCCCTCGCGCCGCTCACGCCCGCGCAGCGGAGGAAGGCCCGCGCGTCCCTCGTGGGTTCGGGCCTCGTGGCGCTCGACCCGGACGGCACGGCGACCGCGCCCGACGCCGTGTTCCGCGCGATCCTCGCCCAGCAGCCCGCGACGCCGCCCGCCCAGGGCGTCGAGCGGTTCCTCCGCGACGGCCGCATCGCGCAGTGGCCCGCGGGTCCCGCGGACCTCGACGCGCTGCTCCGGCACGTGGCCGCCCGCGTCCTGGAGCCCGACGAGGTGCTCGACGAGCGCGCCCTCACGGAGCGGCTGGCGCCGTACGCCGACGACCACGCGCTGCTGCGCCGCCACCTCGTGGACGCCGGGCTGCTCCTCCGCACGCGCTCGGGATCCGAGTACGCGCGGGCGGACGACGACGGCACGACGGGCGCGGACGCGGTGGATCCCGCCGCGGAGCCCGCCGCACGCTGA
- the opgC gene encoding OpgC domain-containing protein — MRTRDHQGHGRAASPRPRPRILRALAVAGLAAAALVAGPMPATAAAAPATVPARDLPAVLVPDSGAYLGATIDWSRDSAAAQADRLGAPAAVYAHSGSVPMADGEITYLRQFAQQAAAVGAIPVLTLEPSVPLAEIDDDAAAELAADVRTVLGSADAPAYVRFAPDMNTPWSAWGLQPGAYRAAFAAVAGAVHAELPGSAVVWSPSWGGSYPFGADRPASDADLRALDTSGDGVLDQTDDPYGPYLPAAGDVDVVGLSVFHDDSPEGRVVMTLPADGELAARLGPTEVPAEGAAPDDFVARFSTPDATPLLLETAALTSPAAEAGGPAALDVQRAWWRQVMAAAGDDAYPTLAAVLWTDATTARDGVPIQWGVSEVPDVAAAFAADLAGSALIPGPVLDPVAASAAASGPGVIPPGWSVAVAVLVLLVAAALYVLATRPRIRARLAYAEPGRRDLRIDTMRGIAIVFVVVNHVGLVSAFQTITQEGVGVVSGAELFVLLSGVVLGLVHRPAIEAGGMREVAGRTTRRAVKLYVTALVVVLVVFLLSRIPGVDGTVVTTFTDEGTGAAGAGASGTVYDLYAGSEQLFAYPVSLPAVIDLLLLRVGPWQFNIMGLYVVLLAVSPLILLLLARRRWPLVLAGSVALHIVGAVAPTRLLPSQFEDSFPLLSWQLLFVVGMVAGYHRRSILAWWSSRAGRVVLPACVLLAVLLGLFAWSNPYLADPLDVRLSLLPDATYQQVYDAWFQRTRVEPGRLLDVLLVVVVGYAALTAFWRPIHRALGWFLVPLGQATLYVFIMHVLLALVAANIPGLASSGVVVGTLAYVVILGLLWLMVRTRFLFRLVPR; from the coding sequence ATGCGCACGCGGGACCACCAGGGGCACGGTCGGGCCGCCTCGCCGCGCCCGCGTCCGCGGATCCTCCGCGCGCTCGCCGTCGCGGGGCTCGCCGCCGCCGCGCTGGTCGCCGGCCCGATGCCGGCGACCGCCGCAGCCGCGCCCGCTACCGTCCCCGCCCGCGACCTCCCCGCCGTCCTCGTGCCCGACAGCGGCGCGTACCTCGGCGCCACCATCGACTGGAGCCGCGACAGCGCCGCCGCGCAGGCCGACCGGCTGGGGGCGCCCGCCGCCGTCTACGCGCACTCCGGATCCGTGCCGATGGCCGACGGCGAGATCACCTACCTCCGCCAGTTCGCGCAGCAGGCCGCCGCCGTCGGCGCGATCCCCGTCCTCACCCTCGAGCCGTCGGTGCCGCTCGCCGAGATCGACGACGACGCGGCCGCCGAGCTCGCGGCGGACGTGCGCACCGTCCTCGGATCCGCCGACGCGCCCGCCTACGTGCGCTTCGCCCCCGACATGAACACGCCATGGTCGGCGTGGGGCCTGCAGCCGGGCGCCTACCGCGCGGCCTTCGCGGCGGTGGCGGGCGCGGTGCACGCCGAGCTGCCCGGGTCCGCCGTGGTGTGGTCCCCGAGCTGGGGCGGCTCCTACCCGTTCGGCGCCGACCGGCCCGCGTCCGACGCGGACCTCCGCGCCCTCGACACCTCGGGCGACGGCGTCCTCGACCAGACCGACGACCCCTACGGCCCGTACCTGCCGGCCGCCGGGGACGTGGACGTGGTCGGGCTCTCCGTCTTCCACGACGACTCGCCGGAGGGCCGCGTGGTGATGACGCTCCCCGCCGACGGCGAGCTGGCGGCGCGGCTCGGGCCGACCGAGGTCCCCGCGGAGGGCGCTGCGCCCGACGACTTCGTCGCGCGCTTCTCCACCCCGGACGCCACGCCGCTCCTCCTCGAGACCGCCGCCCTGACGAGCCCCGCCGCGGAGGCGGGCGGGCCTGCGGCGCTCGACGTGCAGCGGGCGTGGTGGCGGCAGGTCATGGCGGCCGCCGGCGACGACGCCTACCCGACCCTCGCCGCGGTGCTCTGGACCGATGCGACGACCGCGCGGGACGGCGTGCCGATCCAGTGGGGCGTGAGCGAGGTCCCCGACGTCGCCGCGGCCTTCGCCGCCGACCTCGCGGGCAGCGCCCTCATCCCCGGTCCCGTCCTCGATCCCGTCGCCGCGTCCGCCGCCGCCTCGGGGCCGGGCGTCATCCCGCCGGGGTGGAGCGTCGCCGTCGCCGTGCTGGTGCTCCTCGTCGCGGCGGCCCTGTACGTCCTCGCGACGCGGCCCCGGATCCGCGCGCGCCTCGCGTACGCGGAGCCCGGCCGCCGCGACCTCCGCATCGACACGATGCGCGGCATCGCCATCGTGTTCGTCGTCGTCAACCACGTGGGCCTCGTCTCGGCCTTCCAGACCATCACGCAGGAGGGCGTGGGCGTCGTCTCCGGCGCCGAGCTGTTCGTGCTGCTGTCGGGGGTCGTGCTCGGCCTCGTGCACCGGCCCGCGATCGAGGCGGGCGGCATGCGGGAGGTCGCCGGGCGCACCACGCGCCGCGCGGTGAAGCTCTACGTGACCGCGCTCGTCGTGGTGCTCGTCGTCTTCCTCCTCAGCCGGATCCCCGGCGTCGACGGCACGGTCGTCACCACCTTCACCGACGAGGGCACGGGCGCGGCCGGCGCGGGCGCGTCCGGCACCGTCTACGACCTCTACGCGGGGAGCGAGCAGCTGTTCGCGTACCCCGTGTCCCTGCCCGCGGTGATCGACCTCCTGCTGCTGCGGGTCGGGCCGTGGCAGTTCAACATCATGGGCCTCTACGTGGTGCTCCTCGCGGTGTCGCCGCTGATCCTCCTGCTCCTCGCCCGCCGCCGGTGGCCGCTCGTGCTCGCGGGGAGCGTCGCGCTGCACATCGTGGGCGCCGTCGCCCCCACGCGCCTGCTGCCGTCCCAGTTCGAGGACTCGTTCCCGCTGCTGTCCTGGCAGCTGCTCTTCGTGGTCGGGATGGTCGCGGGGTACCACCGCCGGAGCATCCTCGCGTGGTGGTCGTCGCGCGCCGGCCGCGTGGTCCTGCCCGCGTGCGTGCTGCTCGCCGTGCTCCTCGGGCTGTTCGCGTGGAGCAACCCGTACCTCGCGGATCCGCTCGACGTGCGGCTCTCGCTCCTGCCGGACGCCACGTACCAGCAGGTCTACGACGCGTGGTTCCAGCGCACGCGGGTCGAGCCCGGGCGGCTCCTCGACGTGCTGCTGGTGGTGGTCGTGGGCTACGCGGCGCTCACCGCGTTCTGGCGGCCGATCCACCGGGCGCTCGGCTGGTTCCTCGTGCCGCTCGGGCAGGCGACGCTCTACGTCTTCATCATGCACGTGCTCCTGGCCCTGGTCGCCGCGAACATCCCGGGCCTCGCGTCCTCGGGGGTGGTGGTCGGCACGCTCGCCTACGTGGTGATCCTGGGGCTCCTCTGGCTGATGGTGCGCACCCGGTTCCTGTTCCGCCTCGTGCCGCGCTGA
- a CDS encoding histidine phosphatase family protein has product MQTPPAAPARLLLTRHAQTSWNREYRYNSRTDVDVGDDAAEQLAPLAARLRGEGVERILVSTLVRARSTARILQEQGVAPGVVPEPRPELVELDFGGFEGITRDELRGPVHGEAFAAWLTGDDGEPAAPGGETWAEAAVRARAVLDDVAADPRTTLVVAHGYLLRVLYLTALGRSPALTRSLVWANGQLIELERDGSGWRERETSADATAAAAG; this is encoded by the coding sequence ATGCAGACACCCCCGGCCGCGCCCGCGCGCCTGCTCCTCACCCGGCACGCGCAGACGTCCTGGAACCGGGAGTACCGGTACAACTCGCGCACGGACGTGGACGTCGGCGACGACGCCGCCGAGCAGCTGGCGCCCCTCGCGGCGCGGCTGCGCGGGGAGGGCGTGGAGCGGATCCTCGTGAGCACGCTCGTGCGCGCCCGCAGCACCGCGCGGATCCTGCAGGAGCAGGGTGTCGCGCCGGGCGTGGTGCCGGAGCCGCGGCCCGAGCTGGTGGAGCTGGACTTCGGCGGCTTCGAGGGGATCACGCGCGACGAGCTGCGCGGACCTGTGCACGGGGAGGCGTTCGCGGCCTGGCTCACGGGCGACGACGGCGAGCCCGCGGCGCCCGGCGGCGAGACGTGGGCGGAGGCGGCCGTGCGGGCGCGCGCGGTGCTCGACGACGTGGCGGCGGATCCGCGCACCACCCTCGTGGTCGCCCACGGCTACCTGCTGCGCGTGCTCTACCTCACGGCGCTCGGGCGCTCGCCGGCGCTCACGCGCTCGCTCGTGTGGGCGAACGGGCAGCTCATCGAGCTGGAGCGCGACGGATCCGGGTGGCGCGAGCGCGAGACCTCGGCGGATGCGACCGCGGCGGCCGCCGGCTAG
- a CDS encoding antitoxin, producing the protein MADLGDKAKGLIDSDKGEKATDGAIDKGQDAASKATGGKSDGAAEKAGDVADQKLGQ; encoded by the coding sequence ATGGCAGATCTCGGAGACAAGGCCAAGGGACTCATCGACAGCGACAAGGGCGAGAAGGCGACGGACGGGGCCATCGACAAGGGCCAGGACGCCGCCAGCAAGGCGACCGGCGGCAAGTCCGACGGCGCCGCGGAGAAGGCCGGCGACGTCGCCGACCAGAAGCTCGGCCAGTAG
- a CDS encoding PP2C family protein-serine/threonine phosphatase has protein sequence MTASSSVPAWRSRTTWLLAADDDAPAIDLGSAGSSTTMGPSALLKQGPMVVLYAAALLMGLVVPSLAVADPGALLASAGLLAVATLLAALVTVRPDLARLTNLVPVLDFAVVAVLRLATGENASIYGSLLVLPVVWLGANRGRWHILTVFVGVYLTLALPGLLHLRGQNENELWRGLYSALAFAFAAFVVNELSRLARRSLDAARDRERASEEELARASAVQQALLPKTSVPLPGYQVAGACLPSKSVGGDFFDWYPVKEGLAFTLGDVMGKGVGAGIIAATARAVVRSAKNVPDPVAAIERTADCFTAELGETSTFATVFHARVRAEDDTVLFADAGHGLSALVRADGSWERLASNDLPVGVPGAAGWTTHEVRLAPGDLIVTFSDGVLDLYDGTLRAVDHVVELARASSSAEDLVGRITALASEQANPDDVTVLVLRREA, from the coding sequence ATGACCGCCTCCTCGTCGGTGCCCGCCTGGAGATCCCGCACCACCTGGCTGCTCGCCGCGGACGACGACGCCCCGGCGATCGACCTGGGCTCGGCCGGCAGCTCGACGACGATGGGCCCGTCCGCCCTGCTCAAGCAGGGGCCGATGGTGGTGCTGTACGCCGCGGCGCTCCTGATGGGGCTCGTGGTGCCGTCGCTGGCCGTCGCCGACCCGGGCGCGCTGCTCGCCTCCGCGGGCCTCCTCGCGGTGGCCACCCTGCTGGCGGCGCTCGTCACGGTCCGGCCGGACCTCGCCCGCCTCACGAACCTCGTGCCCGTGCTCGACTTCGCGGTCGTGGCCGTCCTGCGCCTCGCGACGGGCGAGAACGCGTCCATCTACGGGTCGCTCCTCGTGCTGCCCGTGGTGTGGCTCGGCGCGAACCGCGGGCGCTGGCACATCCTCACGGTCTTCGTCGGCGTCTACCTGACCCTCGCCCTGCCCGGGCTGCTGCACCTGCGGGGGCAGAACGAGAACGAGCTCTGGCGCGGGCTCTACAGCGCGCTCGCGTTCGCGTTCGCGGCCTTCGTGGTCAACGAGCTGTCGCGCCTCGCGCGGCGGAGCCTCGACGCCGCCCGGGACCGCGAGCGGGCGTCGGAGGAGGAGCTGGCGCGGGCGTCGGCGGTGCAGCAGGCGCTGCTGCCCAAGACGTCGGTGCCGCTGCCCGGCTACCAGGTGGCCGGGGCGTGCCTCCCCTCCAAGTCCGTCGGCGGCGACTTCTTCGACTGGTACCCGGTGAAGGAAGGGCTCGCCTTCACGCTGGGCGACGTGATGGGCAAGGGCGTCGGCGCCGGCATCATCGCGGCGACCGCGCGCGCCGTGGTCCGGAGCGCCAAGAACGTGCCGGATCCGGTGGCCGCCATCGAGCGCACCGCCGACTGCTTCACGGCGGAGCTCGGCGAGACGAGCACCTTCGCGACGGTCTTCCACGCGCGCGTCCGGGCCGAGGACGACACCGTCCTGTTCGCCGACGCGGGCCACGGCCTCTCGGCGCTGGTCCGGGCGGACGGATCCTGGGAGCGGCTGGCCTCGAACGACCTCCCCGTGGGCGTCCCCGGCGCCGCCGGCTGGACGACGCACGAGGTGCGGCTCGCGCCGGGCGACCTCATCGTCACCTTCAGCGACGGCGTGCTCGACCTCTACGACGGCACCCTCCGCGCGGTCGACCATGTGGTCGAGCTCGCGCGGGCGTCCTCGTCGGCCGAGGACCTCGTGGGGCGGATCACGGCGCTCGCCTCCGAGCAGGCGAACCCCGACGACGTGACCGTGCTGGTGCTGCGCCGCGAAGCCTGA
- a CDS encoding STAS domain-containing protein, with amino-acid sequence MAFTTTTAIVDETTVVTPDGMLNMASAPELRRAIEEAVIDGPARVVVDLSSVPFIDSSGLGALIGCLKVARDRGGDLRIAAPGAQVSMVLKLSNLDRVLLSSPTPEAAYRD; translated from the coding sequence ATGGCATTCACGACGACCACCGCGATCGTCGACGAGACGACGGTGGTGACGCCGGACGGGATGCTCAACATGGCATCCGCGCCCGAGCTGCGACGCGCGATCGAGGAGGCCGTGATCGACGGCCCCGCCCGCGTGGTGGTGGACCTCTCCTCCGTCCCCTTCATCGACTCGTCCGGCCTGGGCGCGCTCATCGGCTGCCTGAAGGTCGCCCGCGACCGCGGCGGCGACCTCCGCATCGCGGCGCCCGGCGCGCAGGTGTCGATGGTGCTCAAGCTCTCCAACCTCGACCGCGTCCTCCTCTCCTCCCCGACCCCCGAGGCGGCCTACCGTGACTGA
- a CDS encoding carbohydrate ABC transporter permease, which produces MTTTSRPPRPTAADRPPRPRRSRMARREAVAGYLFISPWIIGFLVFTLGAMVYSLVVSFSDYNLATDIATPVGTENYERLFTDPRVALSLGNTLFYAILAVPFEVCLALVLAILLARLGRGAGIFRTLYYLPKMTPTVATASVFLLLLNGNTGAVNQGLEAIGIDGPQWLIDPAWVKPSIVLMTLWGVSGTMVIFLAALKDVPRELYEVSSLDGAGPVRQFFSITVPMISGAIFFNIVVLTIAALQVFDQAYLLFWRDQTNASPDSSLFYGVYLFQQAFRSFDFGFAAAMAWLLFVIVLLITLVQVKLSNRFVYYEGDR; this is translated from the coding sequence ATGACGACGACGAGCCGCCCGCCGCGCCCCACCGCCGCCGATCGGCCGCCCCGTCCCCGCCGCTCCCGCATGGCCCGCCGCGAGGCCGTGGCCGGCTACCTCTTCATCAGCCCGTGGATCATCGGCTTCCTCGTCTTCACGCTCGGCGCGATGGTCTACAGCCTCGTGGTCTCGTTCAGCGACTACAACCTCGCCACCGACATCGCGACCCCGGTCGGCACCGAGAACTACGAGCGCCTCTTCACGGATCCGCGCGTCGCCCTCTCCCTCGGGAACACGCTCTTCTACGCGATCCTCGCCGTGCCGTTCGAGGTGTGCCTCGCGCTCGTGCTCGCGATCCTGCTGGCGCGCCTCGGCCGCGGCGCCGGGATCTTCCGCACCCTCTACTACCTGCCCAAGATGACCCCGACGGTCGCGACCGCAAGCGTCTTCCTCCTGCTCCTCAACGGCAACACGGGCGCCGTGAACCAGGGGCTCGAGGCGATCGGCATCGACGGCCCGCAGTGGCTCATCGACCCCGCCTGGGTGAAGCCGTCCATCGTGCTCATGACGCTCTGGGGCGTGAGCGGCACCATGGTGATCTTCCTCGCCGCCCTCAAGGACGTGCCGCGCGAGCTGTACGAGGTCTCCTCGCTCGACGGCGCCGGACCCGTGCGGCAGTTCTTCTCGATCACCGTGCCCATGATCTCGGGCGCGATCTTCTTCAACATCGTCGTGCTGACCATCGCCGCGCTGCAGGTGTTCGACCAGGCGTACCTGCTCTTCTGGCGCGACCAGACGAACGCCTCCCCGGACTCGTCGCTGTTCTACGGCGTCTACCTGTTCCAGCAGGCGTTCCGGTCCTTCGACTTCGGGTTCGCCGCCGCGATGGCGTGGCTGCTGTTCGTGATCGTGCTCCTCATCACGCTCGTGCAGGTGAAGCTGAGCAACCGGTTCGTCTACTACGAGGGGGACCGCTGA
- a CDS encoding GNAT family N-acetyltransferase — translation MIANADEVPARDELVDLYGSVGWSAYTRDPERLERALAGSALVATARDADGRLVGLVRTVGDGVSICYVQDLLVRPDRQRRGIGRALLEHVRARQAEGVLLVLTTDAGGTEDGDRSHPFYRSLGFAPHAEQGLAAFSLRV, via the coding sequence GTGATCGCCAACGCCGACGAGGTCCCCGCCCGCGACGAGCTGGTCGACCTCTACGGATCCGTCGGCTGGAGCGCGTACACGCGCGACCCGGAGCGGCTCGAGCGGGCGCTCGCCGGATCCGCCCTCGTCGCCACCGCGCGGGACGCCGACGGGCGCCTGGTCGGCCTGGTGCGCACCGTGGGCGACGGGGTGTCGATCTGCTACGTGCAGGACCTCCTCGTGCGGCCCGACCGGCAGCGCCGCGGGATCGGCCGCGCCCTCCTCGAGCACGTGCGCGCACGCCAGGCCGAGGGCGTGCTCCTCGTCCTCACGACCGACGCGGGCGGCACCGAGGACGGCGACCGCTCGCACCCCTTCTACCGGTCGCTCGGCTTCGCGCCGCACGCGGAGCAGGGGCTGGCGGCGTTCTCGCTGCGGGTCTGA
- a CDS encoding nitroreductase family protein, translating to MEFLDVLRARKTTNGAFLPDPVSEEHQRLLMEVAGRAPSQLNSQPWRFVLVEERDTIERIAEISGESMTETMSNGTFFERYKHYFRFSQEEMDRRRDGMLFDKLPAPLRPFTKQAFTPRGQRLMNSLQVPRTLGRENRKLVAGSPLLIGVMLDRAEERPESLAAFYSTFSMGAAMENVWLTTGAIGMGIQFISFPMEIREQWTRVEELLRVPPELQLMAVYRLGYLPPEARRPAIDWSSRERKRPSQYVFRGTCDTPQEGWDEPTAP from the coding sequence GTGGAGTTCCTCGACGTCCTGCGCGCCCGGAAGACCACCAACGGCGCCTTCCTGCCCGACCCCGTGAGCGAGGAGCACCAGCGCCTCCTGATGGAGGTCGCCGGCCGCGCGCCCTCGCAGCTGAACAGCCAGCCGTGGCGCTTCGTCCTCGTCGAGGAGCGCGACACCATCGAGCGGATCGCGGAGATCAGCGGCGAGAGCATGACCGAGACGATGTCGAACGGCACCTTCTTCGAGCGCTACAAGCACTACTTCCGCTTCTCGCAGGAGGAGATGGACCGCCGCCGCGACGGGATGCTCTTCGACAAGCTCCCCGCGCCGCTGCGCCCGTTCACCAAGCAGGCGTTCACGCCGCGCGGGCAGCGGCTGATGAACTCGCTGCAGGTGCCGAGGACGCTCGGCCGCGAGAACCGCAAGCTCGTCGCGGGCAGCCCGCTGCTCATTGGCGTCATGCTCGACCGCGCCGAGGAGCGCCCCGAGTCCCTCGCCGCCTTCTACTCGACGTTCTCGATGGGCGCCGCGATGGAGAACGTGTGGCTGACGACCGGGGCGATCGGCATGGGGATCCAGTTCATCTCCTTCCCGATGGAGATCCGCGAGCAGTGGACCCGCGTCGAGGAGCTGCTGCGCGTGCCGCCGGAGCTCCAGCTCATGGCCGTCTACCGGCTCGGCTACCTGCCGCCGGAGGCCCGCCGCCCCGCGATCGACTGGTCGAGCCGGGAGCGCAAGCGCCCCTCGCAGTACGTGTTCCGCGGCACGTGCGACACCCCGCAGGAGGGGTGGGACGAGCCGACGGCTCCCTGA
- a CDS encoding PP2C family protein-serine/threonine phosphatase encodes MQEPVARSGGSDPAGRPTGVRTGVDEQARLRAVQSLRLVGSTAEERFDRVTRLARELFDVPVAEINLLSEAEQFTKSPQPAGVSLISDRAQSFCDITIRSPEILVVPDATKDERFAHRTTVTGPRHIRFYAGRPLVSGGQAVGTLCLVDTEPRELRPAQEKLLDEMGAWVERELRDSADEEVAGEVQRRLLPVDRPLWPDYDLAGISIPSRGVGGDFYAWGEDVDGLHVTVADVMGKGAGAAILASAVRSGFQAHRGPDVEGTVTAVQAQLQPDLDATETFATFLHCRIDGSTGRFAYADGGHGLTVLLRADGTHETLPALGLPLGVVPDATWSAGRGVLRAGDRLLAFTDGALDLFDGSLDSVAPLVELVRSASDAAETVRRIADATADAAARGLLSDDVSAVCVRHAD; translated from the coding sequence ATGCAGGAACCCGTCGCGCGCTCGGGCGGATCGGATCCGGCGGGCCGGCCCACGGGCGTCCGCACCGGCGTGGACGAGCAGGCGCGGCTGCGTGCCGTGCAGTCCCTCCGGCTGGTGGGATCCACCGCGGAGGAGCGCTTCGACCGGGTGACCCGGCTGGCGCGCGAGCTGTTCGACGTGCCCGTCGCGGAGATCAATCTCCTCAGCGAGGCCGAGCAGTTCACCAAGTCGCCGCAGCCCGCGGGCGTCTCCCTGATCTCGGACCGCGCGCAGTCGTTCTGCGACATCACCATCCGCTCGCCGGAGATCCTCGTGGTGCCGGACGCGACGAAGGACGAGCGCTTCGCGCACCGGACCACCGTGACCGGCCCCCGCCACATCCGCTTCTACGCGGGACGCCCGCTCGTGTCCGGCGGCCAGGCGGTCGGCACGCTCTGCCTCGTGGACACGGAGCCGCGCGAGCTCCGGCCCGCGCAGGAGAAGCTCCTCGACGAGATGGGCGCCTGGGTCGAGCGCGAGCTCCGCGACAGCGCCGACGAGGAGGTCGCCGGGGAGGTGCAGCGGCGCCTGCTGCCCGTCGACCGGCCGCTGTGGCCGGACTACGACCTGGCGGGGATCAGCATCCCGTCCCGCGGCGTCGGCGGCGACTTCTACGCGTGGGGCGAGGACGTCGACGGCCTGCACGTGACCGTGGCCGACGTCATGGGCAAGGGCGCGGGCGCGGCGATCCTCGCGAGCGCCGTCCGCTCCGGGTTCCAGGCGCACCGCGGGCCCGACGTCGAGGGCACCGTCACCGCGGTGCAGGCGCAGCTCCAGCCCGACCTCGACGCGACCGAGACCTTCGCGACGTTCCTGCACTGCCGCATCGACGGATCCACGGGCCGCTTCGCGTACGCCGACGGCGGCCACGGCCTCACCGTGCTGCTCCGCGCCGACGGCACGCACGAGACGCTGCCGGCGCTCGGCCTGCCGCTCGGCGTCGTGCCGGACGCCACCTGGTCGGCGGGCCGCGGCGTGCTCCGCGCCGGGGACCGCCTCCTCGCCTTCACCGACGGCGCGCTCGACCTCTTCGACGGATCGCTCGACAGCGTGGCGCCGCTCGTGGAGCTCGTGCGCTCGGCGTCCGACGCCGCCGAGACGGTGCGCCGCATCGCCGACGCCACGGCGGACGCGGCGGCGCGCGGGCTGCTCAGCGACGACGTGTCGGCGGTGTGCGTGCGGCACGCGGACTGA
- a CDS encoding ATP-binding protein — MTETTRTMTLQAPPDDVDAVHELVARLWDDRPDVSDLDRMAFETALVELASNVIEHADSGEGVSCVVSVTVDDGTMSARLRDGAEPGDFRLAPREMPGVDAESGRGLAMVQLLCDELTYERVGDENVWSVRRTRIEPEAS; from the coding sequence GTGACTGAGACCACGCGGACCATGACCCTCCAGGCGCCGCCGGACGACGTCGACGCCGTGCACGAGCTCGTCGCCCGGCTCTGGGACGACCGCCCCGACGTCAGCGACCTCGACCGCATGGCGTTCGAGACCGCCCTGGTGGAGCTCGCCTCCAACGTGATCGAGCACGCCGACAGCGGCGAGGGCGTCTCCTGCGTGGTCAGCGTCACGGTCGACGACGGCACCATGAGCGCCAGGCTCCGCGACGGCGCCGAGCCCGGTGACTTCCGCCTCGCCCCGCGCGAGATGCCGGGCGTCGACGCCGAGTCGGGCCGCGGGCTCGCCATGGTGCAGCTCCTCTGCGACGAGCTCACCTACGAGCGGGTGGGTGACGAGAACGTGTGGAGCGTGCGCCGGACCCGGATCGAGCCCGAGGCGAGCTGA